One stretch of Carassius carassius chromosome 18, fCarCar2.1, whole genome shotgun sequence DNA includes these proteins:
- the LOC132092566 gene encoding protein kinase C eta type-like → MKFNGYMRLLIGEAVDLKPTTFSTRHTLHKKIVLDPYIVVKVDNLKVGQTATKSKTDRPTFNDEFRPYITNGKELELAVFHNTAIGYDDFVANYRIQFDDLITSSNTRQTFEGWVNLEPEGSVYISISLTGSFTDDEAVNGLRHHKTFTRERQKALKKRKVHQVYGHKFMATFLPQPTFCCHCKNFIWGVFGKQGYQCQVCACVVHKRCHDLVVTECTRMKKDSNEGQRQGFGINIPHQFREHTYKVPTYCNHCGSLLYGLIKQGFQCKSCKMNIHKRCEQNVALNCGVNSAELASKLSEIGMLNTLSKRKFESSLPLTEIRGQNSIKSVQTMVEEPVEETVKVILEDFSFLQVLGKGSFGKVMLARLKSDHRVFAVKMLKKDVILQEDDVEATMIEKRVLTLAHQHPFLTQLYYCFHTAERLFFVMEFVNGGDLMFHIQKCRRFDEPRARFYAAEIISALTFLHSKGIIYRDLKLDNILLDREGHCKLADFGMCKEDIRDGKLTSTFCGTPDYIAPEIILEEPYGVSVEWWALGVLLYEMLSGHAPFEAETEDELFECILKDEVIYSSWLSNEAEDIIRGLLTRDPACRLGCMDRDGGEEAITAHLFFSGLDWEKLNRREITPPFIPRIDSIEDVNNFDPEFTQEEPCLTPSDGSLFPFNQDDFKDFTYTAPEL, encoded by the exons ATGAAATTCAACGGATATATGAGGCTGCTTATCGGGGAGGCGGTGGATTTAAAACCAACAACTTTTTCAACTCGTCACACCCTTCATAAGAAAATCGTCCTGGATCCTTATATCGTTGTTAAAGTTGATAATCTGAAAGTTGGACAGACCGCAACGAAATCGAAGACGGACAGACCGACCTTCAATGATGAATTTCGCCCATACATCACAAATGGAAAGGAGCTGGAACTGGCTGTTTTCCATAACACTGCTATAGGATACGACGACTTCGTGGCCAATTACAGAATCCAGTTTGATGATCTGATAACGTCATCAAATACAAGACAAACGTTTGAAGGATGG GTGAATCTGGAACCAGAGGGAAGCGTCTATATCTCCATCTCTCTCACAGGCTCCTTTACAGATG ATGAAGCTGTGAATGGACTGAGACACCATAAAACGTTTACTAGAGAAAGGCAAAAAGCTTTGAAGAAAAGAAAGGTCCACCAAGTCTATGGACATAAGTTTATGGCAACCTTCCTTCCCCAGCCTACTTTTTGCTGCCATTGCAAAAACTTCATCTG GGGTGTTTTCGGAAAGCAAGGTTATCAGTGTCAAG tgtgtgcatgtgtggttCATAAGAGGTGTCATGATTTGGTTGTCACTGAGTGTACACGAATGAAGAAAGATTCAAATGAG GGCCAAAGACAGGGCTTTGGCATCAACATACCCCACCAGTTTAGAGAGCACACCTACAAAGTTCCCACGTACTGTAACCACTGCGGATCTTTACTTTATGGCCTGATAAAACAGGGTTTCCAATGCAAGA GTTGCAAGATGAACATCCACAAACGCTGTGAACAGAATGTTGCACTTAACTGCGGGGTGAACAGTGCTGAGTTGGCCAGCAAACTGTCAGAGATTGGAATGCTCAACACGCTTTCCAAAAGAAAGTTTGAG AGTTCTCTGCCCTTGACAGAAATAAGAGGTCAGAACTCCATTAAAAGCGTACAGACAATGGTTGAGGAGCCAGTGGAAGAGACTGTTAAAGTTATTCTGGAAGACTTCAGTTTTTTGCAGGTGTTGGGAAAAGGCAGCTTTGGCAAG gtGATGTTGGCTCGTCTAAAAAGTGACCACAGGGTGTTCGctgtaaaaatgctgaaaaaggaTGTCATACTGCAGGAAGATGATGTGGAAGCAACCATGATTGAGAAGAGAGTGCTGACTCTGGCCCACCAGCATCCATTTCTTACACAGCTCTACTACTGCTTTCACACTGCG GAGCGGTTATTCTTTGTCATGGAGTTTGTGAATGGTGGTGACCTCATGTTCCACatccagaagtgcaggcgttTTGATGAGCCACGAGCACGGTTTTATGCCGCAGAGATCATTTCGGCCCTTACGTTCCTTCACTCCAAAGGTATCATTTACAG GGACCTTAAACTGGACAATATTCTTCTAGACAGAGAAGGTCACTGCAAACTGGCAGATTTTGGCATGTGCAAAGAGGATATACGTGATGGAAAACTCACTAGTACCTTCTGTGGGACTCCAGATTATATTGCACCTGAG ATCATCCTGGAGGAGCCGTATGGTGTATCAGTGGAGTGGTGGGCTCTGGGTGTGCTGCTTTATGAGATGCTGTCGGGTCATGCTCCATTTGAAGCAGAGACTGAGGACGAGCTGTTTGAGTGCATCCTCAAAGATGAGGTCATTTATTCATCCTGGCTCAGCAATGAGGCAGAGGACATCATTAGAGGA TTACTCACTAGAGACCCAGCTTGTCGGTTGGGCTGCATGGATAGAGATGGAGGAGAAGAGGCCATCACTGCACACCTGTTCTTCTCAGGACTTGACTGGGAGAAGCTGAACAGACGAGAGATCACACCACCTTTCATACCTCGAATA gATTCTATTGAGGATGTGAACAATTTTGACCCGGAGTTCACTCAAGAGGAGCCCTGTCTTACACCCAGTGATGGCAGTCTTTTCCCTTTCAACCAGGACGATTTTAAAGACTTCACCTACACAGCTCCAGAGCTGTGA